In one window of Amblyomma americanum isolate KBUSLIRL-KWMA chromosome 9, ASM5285725v1, whole genome shotgun sequence DNA:
- the LOC144104129 gene encoding uncharacterized protein LOC144104129, whose product MASLSPARLFSSPASTSKTSPVRLFSKVKSPKFSKDCKAVIVNVYASIRKLHPEKTVRDVLAIVGEMTGVSPRTVVRFKKEGLSGGVKSPQKRPKRMAISSSRSVKYDSFTVNAIRLKLHRMYAERQIPTLDSILHEVNGDGDLPDMSKATLWRLLKEMGFKFEKRKRTLALIERSDIVAWRRRYLRAIKAFRSQGRCIVYLDETWVNAGHTRQHVWKDSTVKSSQDAFLRGLTTGLPAPSGKGGRLILVHAGSSLTGFVSGAADFFRAKKGASADYHSEMDGKYFEEWFSSKLLPNIPNSSIIVMDNAPYHSVALEKPPTTSTRKIEIQAWLTRKGISWSTDMVRAELLDLCKRTTSGHTVYAIDTLAAKHGHEVLRLPPYHCEFNPIEQVWSMVKGFVAKRNKAFTLAEVEELLPQALAHVSKEDWQKFCAHAERIEDEAWERDIIFDDEVDPVVFAIGSSSSSSEESSSELSGIEELE is encoded by the exons atggcgtcgctgtcacctgctcgcttgttttcttcccccgcttcgacttcgaaaacatctcctgttcgcctcttttccaaggtgaagtctccaaagttttctaaagactgcaaggcggtgatagttaatgtctacgcaagcataaggaagctccaccccgagaagactgtgcgtgacgttctcgcaattgtgggcgagatgaccggagtgagccctcggacagttgtgaggtttaagaaagaaggtctttctggcggagtaaaatcaCCGCAAAAAAGACCGAAAAGGATGGCAATATCAAGCTCCCGCAGTGTGAAGTACGACAGCTTTACGGTCAACGCCATCCGGCTCAAGTTGCATCGTATGTATGCCGAAAGACAAATACCGACTTTGGACAGTATCCTGCATGAAGTAAACGGAGATGGCGATTTGCCGGATATGAGCAAAGCCACCTTGTGGAGGCTGCTGAAAGAGATGGGCTTCAAGTTCGAAAAAAGGAAACGAACTCTCGCACTCATCGAGCGATCCGACATAGTAGCCTGGCGGCGCCGGTATCTCAGAGCTATCAAAGCATTCCGGAGCCAAGGGAG GTGCATCGTATACCTCGATGAGACTTGGGTCAATGCTGGCCACACCAGGCAACATGTGTGGAAGGACAGCACTGTCAAGTCATCGCAAGATGCCTTTCTTAGGGGCCTGACTACAGGTCTGCCAGCGCCATCGGGGAAAGGAGGCCGCCTGATCCTCGTTCATGCAGGCAGTAGCCTCACAGGCTTTGTGAGCGGTGCTGCCGACTTCTTCAGAGCCAAGAAGGGCGCTTCAGCTGATTACCACTCCGAGATGGACGGCAAGTACTTCGAGGAGTGGTTTTCAAGCAAACTGCTGCCAAACATTCCTAACAGCAGCATTATTGTTATGGATAATGCCCCTTACCATAGTGTTGCGCTCGAAAAGCCACCAACGACATCAACTCGGAAGATTGAAATCCAGGCATGGCTCACAAGGAAGGGTATATCCTGGTCAACAGACATGGTACGAGCTGAGTTGCTCGATTTGTGCAAAAGAACGACGAGCGGACACACTGTGTATGCGATCGACACACTTGCCGCAAAACATGGCCACGAAGTGTTGCGTCTGCCTCCGTACCATTGCGAGTTTAATCCGATTGAGCAGGTGTGGAGCATGGTGAAAGGATTcgtagcaaaaagaaacaaagctttcACATTGGCTGAAGTTGAGGAGCTTCTGCCTCAGGCTTTGGCACATGTGTCAAAGGAAGactggcaaaaattttgtgcacATGCTGAGCGCATTGAGGATGAAGCCTGGGAAAGGGATATAATTTTCGATGATGAAGTTGACCCAGTAGTTTTCGCCATTGGCAGTTCAAGCAGCTCGTCTGAAGAGTCCAGCTCTGAATTGAGTGGCATTGAGGAGCTGGAATAA